Proteins encoded within one genomic window of Amycolatopsis sp. 2-15:
- a CDS encoding DUF3566 domain-containing protein produces the protein MTPSEKADGTSSSPPWQRTAKDGGGDSEATVSTGIATDDVVYSDHEQDGPRVSETDYPAVSGTAAPRLFGAEGAPPAPAADVPPAGHTRPTPSALRRPGRGPRRASLQIKRFDPWSVLKLSLVLGVAMFFVWLVAVGVLYTVLDGMGVWDKLNGTYSSLVGGEGANASTEPLISAGRVFGIAAILGAINIVLVSALATVSAFIYNVSADLAGGLEVTLSERE, from the coding sequence GTGACACCATCCGAGAAGGCAGACGGCACGTCGTCGAGCCCACCCTGGCAGCGCACCGCCAAGGACGGCGGCGGCGATTCGGAGGCCACGGTCTCGACCGGAATCGCCACCGACGATGTGGTCTACTCGGATCATGAGCAGGACGGACCGCGCGTGAGCGAGACCGACTACCCCGCGGTGAGCGGCACGGCCGCGCCCCGGCTCTTCGGAGCCGAGGGCGCGCCCCCCGCCCCGGCCGCCGACGTGCCCCCGGCCGGCCACACCCGCCCCACCCCGAGCGCCCTGCGCCGCCCGGGCCGCGGCCCGCGCCGCGCCTCGCTGCAGATCAAGCGCTTCGACCCGTGGTCGGTGCTGAAGCTGTCGCTCGTCCTGGGCGTCGCGATGTTCTTCGTGTGGCTGGTCGCCGTCGGCGTGCTCTACACGGTCCTCGACGGCATGGGCGTCTGGGACAAGCTGAACGGCACCTACTCGTCCCTGGTCGGCGGCGAAGGCGCCAACGCGTCCACCGAGCCCCTCATCAGCGCCGGCCGCGTGTTCGGCATCGCCGCCATCCTGGGCGCGATCAACATCGTGCTCGTTTCCGCGCTGGCCACCGTGAGCGCGTTCATCTACAACGTGTCGGCCGACCTGGCGGGCGGCCTCGAAGTCACGCTGTCGGAAAGGGAGTAA
- the recF gene encoding DNA replication/repair protein RecF (All proteins in this family for which functions are known are DNA-binding proteins that assist the filamentation of RecA onto DNA for the initiation of recombination or recombinational repair.): protein MYLRHLQVTDFRSWPQADLALEPGPVVLVGQNGRGKTNLLEAIGYVATLGSHRVATDAPLIRHGCERALVRVAVVNDDRELTVELEITAGRANRARVNRGAVGKPRDVLGILRTVLFSPEDLALVRGDPSERRRFMDELLVLRAPRYAGVRADYEKVLKQRNALLKTAGKRRTGKEDPYALSTLEVWDDHLSVAGAQLLAARLNLIADLGPYAAEAYMGVAPDSRPASITYKSSLGEALPPGYGVAGGERADAEVLRELLLKALADVRRNELERGISLVGPHRDELELILGEAPAKGYASHGESWSFALALRLGSYELLRGEAGEPVLLLDDVFAELDRKRRARLAEVAAGAEQVLITAAVDEDVPSELAGSRFVVADGEVNRA, encoded by the coding sequence GTGTATCTGCGACATCTCCAGGTCACCGACTTCCGGTCCTGGCCGCAAGCCGACCTCGCCCTTGAGCCGGGGCCGGTCGTGCTCGTCGGCCAGAACGGCCGGGGGAAGACGAACCTGCTCGAGGCGATCGGCTACGTCGCGACCCTGGGTTCCCACCGGGTCGCGACGGACGCCCCGCTGATCCGGCACGGGTGCGAGCGCGCGCTCGTGCGCGTCGCCGTGGTCAACGACGACCGCGAGCTCACCGTCGAGCTCGAGATCACGGCGGGACGAGCCAACCGCGCCCGCGTGAACCGGGGCGCGGTCGGCAAGCCGCGCGACGTGCTCGGGATCCTGCGCACGGTGCTGTTCTCCCCGGAGGACCTGGCGCTCGTGCGCGGAGACCCGAGCGAGCGTCGCCGGTTCATGGACGAGCTCCTCGTGCTGCGCGCACCTCGGTACGCGGGCGTGCGCGCGGACTACGAGAAGGTGCTGAAGCAGCGCAACGCCCTGCTCAAGACCGCTGGCAAGCGCCGCACCGGTAAGGAGGACCCGTACGCGCTTTCGACGCTGGAAGTCTGGGATGACCACCTGTCGGTGGCCGGTGCCCAGCTGCTGGCGGCGCGGCTGAACCTCATCGCCGACCTCGGGCCGTACGCGGCGGAGGCGTACATGGGCGTCGCGCCGGACTCGCGGCCGGCGTCGATCACCTACAAGTCGTCGCTCGGCGAAGCGCTGCCGCCGGGCTACGGCGTGGCCGGCGGCGAGCGAGCGGACGCGGAAGTGCTGCGCGAGCTGCTGCTCAAGGCACTGGCCGACGTCCGGCGCAACGAGCTGGAGCGTGGCATCAGCCTCGTCGGCCCGCACCGCGACGAGCTGGAGCTGATCCTGGGCGAGGCGCCGGCGAAGGGGTACGCGAGCCACGGCGAGTCGTGGTCGTTCGCGCTGGCTCTTCGACTTGGCAGCTACGAGCTCCTGCGTGGCGAAGCGGGCGAACCGGTGCTGCTGCTGGATGATGTATTCGCCGAGCTCGACCGCAAACGGCGGGCGCGGCTCGCGGAGGTCGCCGCGGGTGCCGAGCAGGTGCTCATCACGGCGGCGGTGGACGAGGACGTGCCGTCGGAGCTGGCCGGGAGCCGGTTCGTGGTGGCGGATGGCGAGGTCAACCGTGCCTGA
- the gnd gene encoding phosphogluconate dehydrogenase (NAD(+)-dependent, decarboxylating), giving the protein MVQLGLVGLGKMGFNMRERLRAAGHEVVGFDRNPAVTDSESLADLVSKLDAPRIVWIMVPAGDPTRQTVVELSQSLSEGDLVIDGGNSKFTDDKLNADLLAAKGIGYLDCGVSGGVWGKDNGYGLMVGGAGSDVARAMPIFDTLRPEGPREEGFSHAGEVGAGHYAKMIHNGIEYGIMQAYAEGFELLEAAHVVKDVPAVIKGWQRGTVVRSWLLDLLVRALEEDPELDDLEGYVEDSGEGRWTLEEAVNNAVPAPVLSAALFARFSSRQKDSAAMRAVAALRNQFGGHAVKKAGS; this is encoded by the coding sequence ATGGTTCAGCTCGGTCTCGTGGGCCTGGGCAAGATGGGCTTCAACATGCGCGAGCGGCTGCGTGCCGCCGGGCACGAGGTCGTGGGCTTCGACCGCAACCCGGCCGTCACCGACTCCGAGTCGCTCGCAGACCTGGTGTCCAAACTGGACGCGCCGCGCATCGTCTGGATCATGGTCCCCGCCGGCGACCCGACGCGGCAGACCGTGGTGGAGCTCAGCCAGTCGCTGTCCGAGGGCGACCTCGTGATCGACGGCGGCAACTCGAAGTTCACCGACGACAAGCTGAACGCGGATCTGCTGGCGGCCAAGGGCATCGGCTACCTCGACTGCGGTGTCTCCGGTGGTGTGTGGGGCAAGGACAACGGCTACGGCCTCATGGTCGGCGGCGCCGGTTCCGACGTCGCCCGTGCGATGCCGATCTTCGACACGCTGCGTCCGGAAGGCCCGCGTGAAGAAGGCTTCTCGCACGCCGGCGAGGTCGGCGCGGGCCACTACGCGAAGATGATCCACAACGGCATCGAGTACGGCATCATGCAGGCCTACGCCGAGGGCTTCGAGCTGCTCGAGGCCGCGCACGTGGTCAAGGACGTGCCCGCCGTGATCAAGGGGTGGCAGCGTGGCACGGTCGTGCGCTCCTGGCTGCTCGACCTGCTGGTGCGCGCGCTGGAGGAGGACCCGGAGCTCGACGACCTCGAGGGTTACGTCGAAGACTCGGGCGAGGGCCGCTGGACGCTGGAGGAAGCCGTGAACAACGCGGTGCCGGCGCCGGTGCTCTCGGCCGCGCTGTTCGCCCGGTTCTCCTCGCGGCAGAAGGACTCCGCCGCGATGCGCGCCGTCGCCGCGCTGCGCAACCAGTTCGGTGGCCACGCAGTGAAGAAGGCCGGGAGCTAG
- the dnaN gene encoding DNA polymerase III subunit beta yields the protein MKIRVERDGLADAVAWVARSLPSRPPVPVLGGVLLDAGADGESDALTVSGFDYEVSATVGVPATIADGGRLLVSGRLLADITKALPAQPVEISVDGARATITCGSARFSLPTMPVEDYPQLPSQPAFAGELTGDTFGQAVTQVVTAAGKDDTLPMLTGMRLEISGETLTLVATDRFRLAMREFTWKPAEGLPDAAVLVPARTLAEAAKTLGGAGSTVRLALASGEGLLGLSGNGRYTTTRLLDAEFPPYRQLLPATHTSRAVIEVSALAESIKRVSLVAERGTQVRLEFADGSLRLSAGGDDEGSAEEELQVDYEGEPVTIAFNPGYLVDGLGALHSDRAELTFTTPNRPALIKPADAEGNVVPGYLYLLMPVRLPG from the coding sequence ATGAAGATCCGCGTCGAGCGCGACGGGCTTGCCGACGCCGTCGCCTGGGTGGCCAGGAGCCTCCCGTCCCGGCCTCCGGTGCCGGTGCTGGGTGGTGTGCTGCTCGACGCGGGTGCGGACGGGGAGTCCGACGCGCTGACGGTGTCCGGCTTCGACTACGAGGTCTCCGCCACGGTGGGCGTCCCCGCGACGATCGCCGACGGTGGCCGCCTCCTGGTCTCCGGCCGTCTCCTCGCCGACATCACCAAGGCGCTGCCCGCGCAGCCGGTGGAGATCTCCGTCGACGGCGCCCGCGCCACCATCACGTGCGGCAGCGCGCGCTTCTCCCTGCCGACCATGCCCGTCGAGGACTACCCGCAGCTGCCGTCCCAGCCCGCCTTCGCGGGTGAGCTCACCGGCGACACGTTCGGCCAGGCCGTGACCCAGGTCGTCACCGCCGCCGGCAAGGACGACACGCTCCCGATGCTCACCGGCATGCGCCTGGAGATCTCGGGCGAGACCCTCACGCTCGTGGCCACCGACCGCTTCCGCCTCGCCATGCGCGAGTTCACGTGGAAGCCGGCCGAGGGCCTGCCCGACGCCGCGGTCCTCGTGCCCGCGCGCACGCTCGCCGAGGCCGCGAAGACGCTCGGCGGCGCCGGCAGCACCGTGCGCCTCGCGCTCGCCAGCGGCGAAGGCCTCCTCGGCCTCTCGGGCAACGGCCGCTACACCACCACCCGTCTCCTCGACGCGGAGTTCCCGCCCTACCGGCAGCTGCTGCCGGCGACCCACACGTCGCGTGCCGTGATCGAGGTGTCGGCGCTCGCCGAGTCGATCAAGCGCGTGTCGCTGGTCGCCGAACGCGGCACGCAGGTGCGGCTGGAGTTCGCCGACGGGTCGCTGCGGCTTTCCGCCGGCGGCGACGACGAGGGCAGCGCCGAAGAAGAGCTGCAGGTCGACTACGAAGGCGAACCGGTCACCATCGCCTTCAACCCCGGCTACCTCGTCGACGGGCTCGGCGCGCTGCACAGCGACCGCGCGGAGCTCACCTTCACCACCCCCAACCGGCCGGCGCTCATCAAGCCCGCCGACGCCGAGGGCAACGTCGTCCCCGGTTATCTCTACCTGCTGATGCCGGTCCGCCTCCCGGGCTGA
- a CDS encoding DciA family protein produces the protein MSTGPNGKPSGRDLAHAALEAAKAKAKERGAPPNLRRGRITGGGGQNPRRRRWSGPGADARDPQPLGRLVSRLVSDSGWQDTMTNARVFGQWARLVGEDVAEHAQPVALKDGELTVRASSTAWATQLRLLQSKLIAKIAAGVGNGVVKRMRIQGPTAPSWRKGPRVVPGRGPRDTYG, from the coding sequence GTGTCCACTGGGCCGAACGGGAAGCCCTCCGGACGGGACCTGGCGCACGCCGCGCTCGAGGCCGCCAAGGCCAAGGCGAAGGAGCGCGGTGCTCCGCCGAACCTGCGCCGCGGCCGGATCACCGGCGGCGGGGGCCAGAACCCGCGCCGTCGTCGCTGGTCAGGGCCCGGCGCCGACGCACGCGACCCGCAGCCGCTCGGCCGGCTCGTCTCGCGACTGGTCTCCGACAGCGGCTGGCAGGACACGATGACCAACGCGCGCGTGTTCGGGCAGTGGGCCCGGCTCGTGGGCGAGGACGTCGCCGAACACGCCCAGCCGGTGGCGCTCAAGGACGGCGAGCTGACCGTCCGCGCGAGCTCCACGGCGTGGGCCACGCAGCTGCGGCTGCTGCAGAGCAAGCTCATCGCGAAGATCGCCGCGGGGGTCGGCAACGGCGTCGTGAAGCGCATGCGGATCCAGGGCCCGACGGCGCCGAGCTGGCGGAAGGGACCGCGGGTCGTGCCGGGCCGCGGGCCGCGTGACACGTACGGCTGA
- the gyrB gene encoding DNA topoisomerase (ATP-hydrolyzing) subunit B: MTENKSEYNASSITVLEGLEAVRKRPGMYIGSTGERGLHHLVQEVVDNSVDEAMAGHATKVEVTLLADGGVRVVDDGRGIPVDMHPKEQKPTLEVVLTILHAGGKFDSDSYAVSGGLHGVGVSVVNALSTKLLAEIKVGGRSWRQEYTNQIPGPLEDLGPAEGTGTTITFWADSGIFETTTYNFETISRRLQEMAFLNKGLTLSLRDERVADEETEEDAEGKQARVKEKVYCYPGGLEDFVRHINGSKDPIHESVISFDAKGPGLEVEVAMQWNNGFTPSVYTFANTINTHEGGTHEEGFRAALTRVVNSYAREKKLLKEKDANLTGDDVREGLAAIVSIKLSEPQFEGQTKTKLGNSEAKTFVQQQSNEWLADWFERNPTEAKTIINKSISSAQARMAARKARDLVRRKGALEIGGLPGKLKDCRSNDPGECELYIVEGDSAGGSAKEGRDSMYQAILPIRGKIINVEKARIDRVLKNTEVQSLITALGTGIHDDFDLSKLRYHKIVLMADADVDGQHITTLLLTLLFRFMSPLIEHGHVFLSRPPLYKIKWPRQDAEYAYSDKERDAVIQAGVEAGRRLPKDDAIQRYKGLGEMNAEELWETTMDPANRLLGQVTLDDAAQADDLFSVLMGEDVEARRSFITRNAKDVRFLDV; this comes from the coding sequence GTGACCGAGAACAAGAGCGAGTACAACGCGTCGTCCATCACCGTGCTCGAAGGCCTCGAAGCGGTACGCAAGCGCCCCGGTATGTACATCGGTTCCACCGGTGAGCGCGGTCTCCACCACCTGGTTCAGGAGGTGGTGGACAACTCCGTGGACGAGGCGATGGCCGGCCACGCGACCAAGGTCGAGGTTACTCTCCTCGCCGACGGTGGCGTCCGGGTCGTCGACGACGGCCGCGGTATCCCGGTGGACATGCACCCCAAGGAGCAGAAGCCGACCCTCGAGGTCGTGCTCACCATCCTGCACGCGGGCGGCAAGTTCGACAGCGACTCCTACGCGGTGTCCGGCGGCCTGCACGGCGTCGGCGTCTCGGTGGTGAACGCGCTGTCGACGAAGCTGCTCGCGGAGATCAAGGTCGGCGGCCGCAGCTGGCGCCAGGAGTACACGAACCAGATCCCCGGCCCGCTGGAGGACCTCGGCCCGGCCGAGGGCACCGGCACCACGATCACCTTCTGGGCTGACTCGGGCATTTTCGAGACCACCACGTACAACTTCGAGACGATCTCACGTCGTCTGCAGGAGATGGCGTTCCTCAACAAGGGCCTCACCCTGTCGCTGCGCGACGAGCGCGTGGCCGACGAGGAGACCGAGGAAGACGCGGAGGGCAAGCAGGCCCGCGTCAAGGAGAAGGTCTACTGCTACCCCGGCGGGCTCGAGGACTTCGTCAGGCACATCAACGGCAGCAAGGACCCGATCCACGAGAGCGTGATCTCGTTCGACGCGAAGGGCCCCGGCCTCGAGGTCGAGGTCGCGATGCAGTGGAACAACGGGTTCACGCCGTCGGTGTACACGTTCGCCAACACGATCAACACCCACGAGGGCGGCACCCACGAAGAGGGCTTCCGCGCGGCGCTCACGCGCGTGGTCAACTCGTACGCGCGCGAGAAGAAGCTGCTCAAGGAGAAGGACGCGAACCTCACGGGTGACGACGTGCGCGAGGGTCTCGCCGCGATCGTGTCGATCAAGCTCTCCGAGCCGCAGTTCGAGGGCCAGACGAAGACGAAGCTGGGCAACAGCGAAGCCAAGACGTTCGTGCAGCAGCAGTCCAACGAGTGGCTCGCCGACTGGTTCGAGCGCAACCCCACCGAGGCGAAGACGATCATCAACAAGTCGATCTCCTCGGCGCAGGCGCGCATGGCCGCCCGCAAGGCGCGGGACCTGGTGCGCCGCAAGGGCGCGCTGGAGATCGGCGGCCTGCCGGGCAAGCTCAAGGACTGCCGCTCCAACGACCCGGGCGAGTGCGAGCTCTACATCGTGGAGGGCGACTCGGCCGGCGGCTCGGCCAAGGAAGGCCGCGACTCGATGTACCAGGCGATCTTGCCCATCCGGGGCAAGATCATCAATGTGGAGAAGGCGCGCATCGACCGCGTCCTCAAGAACACCGAGGTCCAGTCGCTGATCACGGCGCTGGGCACCGGCATCCACGACGACTTCGACCTCTCGAAGCTGCGCTACCACAAGATCGTGCTGATGGCCGACGCCGATGTCGACGGCCAGCACATCACCACGCTGCTGCTCACCCTGCTGTTCCGCTTCATGAGCCCGCTGATCGAGCACGGCCACGTGTTCCTTTCGCGGCCGCCGCTGTACAAGATCAAGTGGCCGCGCCAGGACGCGGAGTACGCGTACTCCGACAAGGAGCGCGACGCCGTGATCCAGGCGGGTGTCGAGGCCGGCCGCCGCCTGCCGAAGGACGACGCGATCCAGCGCTACAAGGGTCTCGGCGAGATGAACGCCGAGGAACTGTGGGAGACCACGATGGACCCGGCCAACCGCCTGCTGGGCCAGGTCACTCTCGACGACGCCGCGCAGGCCGACGACCTGTTCTCCGTTCTCATGGGCGAGGACGTGGAGGCCCGGCGCTCGTTCATCACGCGCAACGCCAAGGACGTGCGCTTCCTGGACGTGTAG
- the dnaA gene encoding chromosomal replication initiator protein DnaA, whose translation MSEHQHNLGVIWEQVVRELSDGTLSPQQRAWMRVTRPIGLLDGTALLAAPSDFAKEAIERALRGAITDALSRRLGRAVSLAVKVDSAEAIAPAPRYVPSPPRVENGHPDNGRVDNGHLEPGHLDPTHMENGRPDNGRLEHGRLDNGSGAQQRPPIDGASMAAARAARPEPPRQRPVPQPAPLEESDDPNEEVDEEGEALAAVHEIWPTFSGQPIAGQPYTAPAQPQTSKTKLNEKYTFDTFVIGASNRFAHAAAVAVAEAPARAYNPLFIWGESGLGKTHLLHAVGHYAQRLFPGMRVRYVSTEEFTNDFINSLRDDRKVAFQRRYRDIDILLVDDIQFLEGKEGTQEEFFHTFNTLHNANKQIVVSSDRPPKRLETLEDRLRTRFEWGLITDIQPPELETRIAILRKKAAQDRLAVPGEVLEFIASRVEANIRELEGALIRVTAFASLNQQAVDVGLAEIVLRDLIPDSHAPEITAPTIMGVTAEFFDVTLDDLCGPGKTKALATARQIAMYLCRELTDMSLPKIGQTFGGRDHTTVMHADKKIRKEMAERRRIYDQVQELTSRIKQRARQ comes from the coding sequence GTGTCCGAGCACCAGCACAATCTGGGCGTCATCTGGGAGCAGGTGGTACGGGAGCTGTCCGACGGCACCCTCTCGCCGCAGCAACGAGCCTGGATGCGGGTGACGAGGCCCATCGGCCTGCTCGACGGCACCGCCCTGCTGGCTGCCCCCAGTGACTTCGCGAAGGAAGCGATCGAACGCGCGCTGCGAGGCGCGATCACCGACGCCCTCTCCCGCCGGCTCGGCCGCGCCGTGTCGCTCGCCGTGAAGGTCGACAGCGCCGAGGCCATCGCGCCCGCGCCGCGCTATGTGCCCTCACCCCCGCGGGTGGAAAACGGGCACCCCGACAACGGCCGCGTCGACAACGGTCACCTGGAACCCGGTCACCTCGACCCCACGCACATGGAGAACGGCCGGCCCGACAACGGGCGCCTCGAGCACGGCCGCCTCGACAACGGTTCCGGCGCGCAGCAGCGCCCGCCGATCGACGGCGCCTCCATGGCTGCCGCGCGCGCCGCCCGGCCCGAGCCACCGCGCCAGCGCCCGGTGCCGCAGCCGGCCCCGCTTGAGGAGTCCGACGACCCGAACGAAGAAGTGGACGAGGAAGGCGAAGCGCTCGCCGCCGTCCACGAGATCTGGCCGACGTTCTCCGGCCAGCCGATCGCCGGGCAGCCCTACACCGCGCCCGCGCAGCCGCAGACGTCGAAGACGAAGCTCAACGAGAAGTACACGTTCGACACGTTCGTGATCGGCGCGTCCAACCGGTTCGCCCACGCGGCCGCGGTGGCCGTGGCCGAGGCGCCGGCCCGCGCGTACAACCCGCTGTTCATCTGGGGTGAGTCCGGGCTCGGCAAGACGCACCTGCTGCACGCCGTGGGCCACTACGCGCAACGGCTGTTCCCCGGCATGCGCGTGCGCTACGTGTCGACCGAAGAGTTCACCAACGACTTCATCAACTCGCTGCGCGACGACCGCAAGGTCGCCTTCCAGCGCCGCTACCGCGACATCGACATCCTGCTCGTCGACGACATCCAGTTCCTGGAAGGAAAAGAAGGTACGCAGGAAGAGTTCTTCCACACCTTCAACACCCTCCACAACGCGAACAAGCAGATCGTCGTCAGCTCCGACCGTCCGCCCAAGCGCCTCGAAACGCTGGAGGACCGGCTGCGGACGCGGTTCGAGTGGGGCCTGATCACCGACATCCAGCCGCCCGAGCTCGAAACCCGCATCGCCATCCTGCGCAAGAAGGCCGCGCAGGACCGGCTGGCGGTGCCGGGTGAGGTGCTGGAGTTCATCGCCTCGCGCGTGGAGGCGAACATCCGCGAGCTCGAGGGCGCGCTGATCCGCGTGACCGCGTTCGCGTCGCTCAACCAGCAGGCCGTGGACGTCGGGCTCGCCGAGATCGTGCTGCGCGACCTGATCCCCGACTCGCACGCGCCGGAGATCACCGCGCCGACGATCATGGGCGTCACCGCGGAGTTCTTCGACGTCACGCTCGACGACCTCTGCGGGCCCGGCAAGACGAAGGCGCTCGCCACGGCGCGCCAGATCGCGATGTACCTGTGCCGCGAGCTCACCGACATGTCGCTGCCGAAGATCGGGCAGACGTTCGGCGGCCGCGACCACACGACCGTGATGCACGCGGACAAGAAGATCCGCAAGGAGATGGCCGAGCGCCGGCGCATCTACGACCAGGTGCAGGAGCTCACGTCGCGGATCAAGCAGCGGGCTCGGCAGTAG
- the gyrA gene encoding DNA gyrase subunit A translates to MTETLPPEHDRIEPVDIQQEMQRSYIDYAMSVIVSRALPDVRDGLKPVHRRVLYSMFDSGFRPDRGHNKCSRVVGDVMGNYHPHGDSAIYDALVRLAQPWAMRYPLIDGQGNFGSPGNDPAAAMRYTEARLAPLAMQMLADIEEDTVDFRDNYDGRTQEPNVLPSRFPNLLVNGSSGIAVGMATNIPPHNLREVAEGVVWALENYEASDDELLAALLTRIKGPDFPTKAMILGTSGIEDAYRTGRGSVRMRAVVEVEEDAKGRTTLVVSELPYQVNPDNLVENIAHLVRDGKLTGIADIADESNSRSGMRIVITLKRDAVAKVVLNNLFKHTQLQQNFGVNMLAIVDDVPRTLRLDQMIRHYVKHQVEVIVRRTRFRLRKAEERAHILRGLVKALDQLDEVIALIRRSPSADEARPGLMELLDIDEIQATAILDMQLRRLAALERQRIIDTLAEIELEIADLKDILEKPERQRSIIRDELMEIVDKYGDDRRTKIIPFDGEVSVEDLIAVEDVVVTITRTGYAKRTKTDLYRSQKRGGKGVQGATLKQDDIVQHFFVCSTHDWILFFTNKGRVYRTKAYDLPEANRNARGQHVANLMAFQPDEQIAQVIEIPNYEVAPYLVLATQKGLVKKTKLTDFDSNRAGGLIAVNLREGDELVGAVLAAAEDDLLLVSAGGQSIRFHATDEALRPMGRATSGVLGMRFNDGDELLGISVVKPDKFLLVATDGAYAKRTPIEDYPVQGRGGKGVLTIQHDTKRGRLVGALIVDEDDELFAITSSGGVIRTPARDVRKAGRQTKGVRLMNLADGTTLLAVARNADEGSDVANGGEDSAEPTDAPDASEASVDEAVETPAVDGEVTTAPDESTEEDGTAPEQ, encoded by the coding sequence ATGACGGAAACCTTGCCGCCGGAACACGACCGCATCGAACCGGTCGACATCCAGCAGGAGATGCAGCGTTCCTACATCGACTACGCCATGAGCGTGATCGTGTCGCGGGCGCTGCCGGACGTGCGCGACGGTCTCAAGCCCGTGCACCGGCGGGTGCTCTACTCGATGTTCGACTCCGGTTTCCGCCCGGATCGCGGGCACAACAAGTGCTCGCGCGTCGTCGGCGACGTCATGGGCAACTACCACCCGCACGGTGACTCGGCGATCTACGACGCCCTCGTGCGGCTGGCCCAGCCGTGGGCGATGCGTTATCCGCTGATCGACGGGCAGGGCAACTTCGGTTCGCCGGGCAACGACCCCGCCGCCGCCATGCGGTACACGGAGGCGCGCCTCGCGCCGCTGGCGATGCAGATGCTGGCGGACATCGAAGAGGACACCGTCGACTTCCGCGACAACTACGACGGCCGCACGCAAGAGCCCAACGTGCTGCCGTCGCGGTTCCCGAACCTGCTGGTCAACGGCAGTTCGGGCATCGCGGTCGGCATGGCGACCAACATCCCGCCGCACAACCTGCGCGAGGTCGCCGAAGGCGTCGTGTGGGCGCTGGAGAACTACGAGGCGTCCGACGACGAGCTGCTGGCGGCGCTGCTCACGCGCATCAAGGGCCCGGACTTCCCGACGAAGGCGATGATCCTCGGCACCTCGGGCATCGAGGACGCGTACCGCACGGGCCGCGGTTCCGTGCGCATGCGTGCGGTGGTTGAGGTGGAGGAGGACGCGAAGGGGCGCACCACGCTCGTCGTGTCCGAGCTGCCGTACCAGGTGAACCCGGACAACCTCGTCGAGAACATCGCGCACCTCGTGCGCGACGGCAAGCTCACGGGCATCGCCGACATCGCCGACGAGTCCAACAGCCGCTCCGGCATGCGGATCGTGATCACGCTCAAGCGCGACGCCGTGGCGAAGGTGGTGCTGAACAACCTGTTCAAGCACACCCAGCTGCAGCAGAACTTCGGCGTGAACATGCTGGCGATCGTCGACGACGTGCCGCGCACGCTGCGGCTCGACCAGATGATCCGGCACTACGTGAAGCACCAGGTCGAGGTCATCGTCCGGCGGACCAGGTTCCGCCTGAGGAAGGCCGAGGAGCGCGCCCACATCTTGCGCGGTCTGGTCAAGGCGCTGGACCAGCTCGACGAGGTCATCGCCCTGATCCGGCGCTCGCCGTCGGCCGACGAGGCGCGTCCGGGCCTGATGGAGCTCCTCGACATCGACGAGATCCAGGCCACGGCGATCCTCGACATGCAGCTGCGCCGGCTGGCCGCCCTCGAGCGTCAGCGCATCATCGACACGTTGGCCGAGATCGAGCTGGAGATCGCGGACCTCAAGGACATCCTCGAGAAGCCCGAGCGCCAGCGTTCGATCATCCGTGACGAGCTCATGGAGATCGTCGACAAGTACGGCGACGACCGGCGCACGAAGATCATCCCGTTCGACGGCGAGGTGTCGGTCGAGGACCTGATCGCGGTCGAGGACGTGGTGGTCACCATCACGCGCACCGGTTACGCGAAGCGCACGAAGACCGACCTGTACCGCTCGCAGAAGCGCGGCGGCAAGGGCGTGCAGGGCGCCACGCTGAAGCAGGACGACATCGTGCAGCACTTCTTCGTCTGCTCCACGCACGACTGGATCCTGTTCTTCACGAACAAGGGCCGCGTCTACCGCACGAAGGCGTACGACCTGCCCGAGGCCAACCGCAACGCGCGCGGCCAGCACGTGGCCAACCTGATGGCGTTCCAGCCCGACGAGCAGATCGCCCAGGTCATCGAGATCCCGAACTACGAGGTGGCGCCGTACCTGGTGCTGGCCACGCAGAAGGGGCTCGTGAAGAAGACCAAGCTCACCGACTTCGACTCCAACCGCGCGGGCGGCCTCATCGCCGTCAACCTGCGGGAAGGCGACGAGCTGGTGGGCGCCGTGCTGGCGGCGGCGGAGGACGACCTGCTGCTCGTGTCGGCCGGCGGCCAGTCGATCCGTTTCCACGCCACCGACGAGGCGCTGCGCCCGATGGGCCGCGCGACGTCCGGCGTGCTCGGCATGCGTTTCAACGACGGCGACGAGCTGCTCGGCATCAGCGTGGTCAAGCCCGACAAGTTCCTGCTGGTCGCGACCGACGGCGCGTACGCCAAGCGCACGCCGATCGAGGACTACCCGGTGCAGGGCCGCGGCGGCAAGGGTGTGCTGACCATCCAGCACGACACGAAACGTGGGAGGCTGGTGGGTGCACTCATCGTCGACGAAGACGACGAGCTGTTCGCCATCACCTCGAGCGGTGGGGTCATCCGCACGCCGGCGCGCGACGTGCGCAAGGCCGGTCGCCAGACCAAGGGCGTGCGGCTGATGAATCTGGCGGACGGTACGACTCTTCTCGCGGTCGCACGCAACGCGGACGAGGGGTCGGACGTCGCCAATGGTGGCGAGGACTCCGCGGAGCCCACGGACGCTCCGGATGCTTCGGAAGCTTCGGTGGACGAGGCTGTGGAGACCCCCGCCGTCGACGGCGAGGTGACCACCGCGCCCGACGAGAGCACGGAAGAAGACGGCACGGCGCCGGAGCAGTGA